In Mucilaginibacter boryungensis, a single window of DNA contains:
- a CDS encoding heavy metal translocating P-type ATPase: MKMTETIPAVKTNCYHCGDACETNLYLADNKQFCCQGCQNVYQILSSSGLCNYYRYNDHPGATRDKLDKRFEYLEEPSIINELLDFHDDRISIITLYIPHIHCSSCLWLLEQLSRFNPGIHYARVDFLKKQLVVRFDHQQISLRGLVELLFDIGYEPLISLQDIIKKQQKTEKSNLVQRIAVSGFCFGNVMLFSFPEYLGLSVFEQTFRHFFGYINLAFTLPVVFFSGRAYFTSAWKNLRKKILNIDFPLALGIAVLFIRTAAEVLTHTGAGFADTLCGLIFFLLVGKFVQQKTYHHISFERDYRSFFPVAVQTLEKGIEKPLPLSELRPGHRILIRHNEIIPADAILLKGNALIDFSFVTGESVPVGKTLGEIIYAGGRQTSESIELEVIKPVSQSYLTQLWNNEAFTRKQDNRMRTFNETVSKYFTVILIVIALTALLAWVFTDLRRGIDAFTAVLIVACPCALALSTPFTMSAALSIFDRNLFYLKNTTVVEQLAKINTIVLDKTGTITTGNGRNTELQSQLSDGQVGLIYSACANSTHPLSRMICCYFGEQERLAVSDYTEIPGQGITARVKGRELRIGSGKLLFGNYHEAADMTRVHLMIDGQYLGYFGFKHEYRQGMEQVSALEPDYQLYLLSGDQDQEKHELLQYFGEGNRMHFGQSPQQKLDFIAAIQQQGKKVMMLGDGLNDSGALRQSDLGVAVTDNVNNFSPGSDAILDGRSFEKLPLFLRFSKDTVIIIHLSFLISLTYNIIGLSYAVTGKLSPLIAAILMPLSTATIISFTTLATHFTAKRRKLL, translated from the coding sequence ATGAAAATGACCGAAACTATACCAGCGGTAAAAACTAACTGCTATCACTGCGGTGACGCATGTGAAACTAACCTGTATCTGGCGGACAATAAACAGTTTTGCTGCCAGGGATGTCAAAATGTTTACCAGATCCTTTCAAGCAGCGGCCTGTGCAACTATTACCGGTATAACGACCACCCGGGTGCCACGCGCGATAAGCTGGATAAACGCTTCGAATACCTGGAGGAGCCATCTATCATCAACGAATTACTGGACTTTCATGATGACCGCATATCGATCATCACCTTATATATTCCGCATATCCATTGCAGCTCGTGCCTCTGGCTGCTGGAACAGCTGAGCCGCTTCAATCCCGGGATCCACTATGCAAGGGTCGACTTTTTAAAAAAACAGCTGGTGGTCAGGTTCGACCACCAACAGATCAGCCTGCGCGGCTTGGTTGAATTGCTTTTTGATATCGGTTACGAACCGCTGATCAGCCTGCAGGATATCATCAAGAAACAGCAAAAGACCGAAAAGAGTAACCTTGTGCAACGGATCGCTGTCTCCGGCTTCTGCTTTGGAAATGTCATGCTGTTCAGCTTCCCGGAGTATCTTGGCCTTTCGGTCTTTGAACAGACCTTTCGACATTTCTTTGGCTATATAAACCTGGCATTTACATTGCCGGTCGTGTTTTTCAGTGGCCGTGCATATTTTACCTCGGCCTGGAAAAACCTGAGAAAAAAGATACTGAATATCGATTTCCCGCTGGCCCTGGGTATCGCCGTCCTGTTTATCAGGACAGCGGCAGAAGTTCTGACCCATACAGGAGCTGGATTTGCAGATACGCTCTGCGGGCTGATTTTCTTCCTCCTGGTCGGCAAATTCGTACAGCAAAAGACGTATCATCATATCTCATTTGAACGAGATTATCGTTCTTTTTTCCCAGTAGCGGTTCAAACCCTTGAAAAAGGCATTGAAAAACCATTACCCTTATCGGAACTGCGCCCGGGTCACCGGATACTGATCCGCCACAACGAGATCATACCAGCCGATGCCATATTGTTAAAAGGAAATGCCCTGATCGATTTCAGTTTTGTGACCGGTGAGTCTGTTCCAGTGGGCAAGACCCTGGGCGAGATCATATATGCCGGTGGCCGCCAAACCAGTGAATCCATTGAATTGGAGGTCATAAAACCGGTTTCCCAAAGTTACCTGACCCAACTTTGGAATAATGAAGCCTTTACTCGCAAGCAGGATAACCGTATGCGGACATTTAACGAGACTGTCAGCAAATATTTTACGGTCATTTTGATCGTGATCGCCCTGACGGCACTGCTGGCCTGGGTGTTTACAGACCTGCGCCGTGGTATCGACGCCTTTACTGCTGTGCTCATCGTAGCCTGCCCTTGTGCACTGGCACTAAGTACGCCATTCACCATGTCGGCAGCGCTCAGTATTTTCGACCGCAACCTTTTTTATCTGAAAAACACCACGGTGGTTGAGCAGTTGGCAAAGATTAATACCATCGTATTGGATAAGACGGGCACCATTACCACCGGCAATGGCCGGAATACCGAGCTGCAAAGCCAGCTCAGCGATGGACAGGTCGGGCTAATTTACAGTGCCTGCGCAAACTCCACGCACCCGTTATCCCGAATGATCTGCTGCTATTTCGGCGAACAGGAACGATTGGCGGTCAGCGATTATACCGAAATACCCGGCCAGGGCATCACCGCCAGGGTGAAGGGTCGCGAACTGAGGATCGGCAGCGGCAAACTGCTGTTCGGAAATTATCACGAGGCCGCCGATATGACCCGCGTACACCTGATGATTGATGGCCAGTACCTGGGGTATTTTGGATTTAAACATGAATACCGCCAGGGTATGGAACAGGTAAGCGCCCTCGAACCTGACTACCAGCTCTACCTGCTGTCGGGGGACCAGGATCAGGAAAAACACGAATTGCTCCAGTATTTTGGGGAGGGCAACCGTATGCACTTCGGGCAGTCGCCGCAGCAAAAGCTCGATTTTATAGCAGCAATACAACAGCAAGGTAAAAAGGTCATGATGCTTGGCGACGGACTGAACGATTCCGGGGCATTACGTCAAAGTGATCTGGGCGTCGCCGTCACCGACAACGTTAATAACTTTTCACCGGGAAGCGACGCGATACTCGACGGCCGGTCGTTTGAAAAACTGCCGTTATTTCTGCGATTCTCTAAGGATACAGTGATCATTATTCATTTATCTTTCTTAATCTCCCTGACCTATAATATTATCGGCCTGTCTTATGCGGTCACCGGAAAACTTTCCCCGCTGATCGCAGCGATACTAATGCCGCTAAGCACTGCGACCATTATTTCATTTACTACACTGGCCACCCACTTTACTGCTAAAAGGAGAAAATTGTTATGA
- a CDS encoding sulfite exporter TauE/SafE family protein yields the protein MSANQLAFYIGLFGSVHCIGMCGPLAFAVPSFHNGWWRVIADKLIYNFGRVLSYTLLGFLIGLLGKQLWLAGLQQGVSIISGVLIIIAGFSRLFKMRVSQNSFMPVLLSPIQKLIRYALNHQLGHFIVGILNGFLPCGFVYLALVGAVNTSSPVASAQYMFCFGAGTFPLMLLATIGSGYIGPVFRRRINKGMPFLMIFLGCWFLLRGLSLDIPYLSPAKQQQGVAICH from the coding sequence ATGTCGGCCAACCAGCTTGCCTTTTATATTGGCCTTTTCGGTAGCGTGCATTGCATCGGCATGTGCGGGCCACTGGCCTTTGCGGTACCCAGCTTTCATAACGGCTGGTGGCGCGTGATAGCTGATAAACTGATTTACAATTTTGGCCGGGTGCTGAGTTATACCCTCCTGGGGTTTTTGATCGGCTTGCTGGGTAAGCAATTATGGCTGGCCGGCTTACAGCAAGGTGTCAGTATTATCAGCGGGGTGTTAATTATCATCGCCGGTTTCTCCAGGTTGTTTAAAATGAGGGTAAGTCAAAACAGTTTCATGCCGGTACTGCTTTCGCCCATTCAAAAATTGATCCGGTATGCGCTCAACCATCAGTTGGGCCATTTTATTGTAGGCATCCTAAATGGTTTCCTTCCCTGCGGCTTTGTCTATTTGGCTTTAGTGGGTGCTGTAAATACCTCATCGCCGGTTGCCTCGGCGCAATATATGTTTTGCTTTGGGGCGGGTACATTTCCTTTAATGCTGCTGGCTACCATCGGCTCAGGCTATATAGGGCCGGTATTTCGGCGCCGGATCAATAAAGGGATGCCGTTCCTCATGATTTTTTTAGGATGCTGGTTCTTATTACGCGGCCTTAGCCTCGATATTCCTTACCTTAGCCCTGCTAAGCAACAGCAAGGCGTTGCCATTTGTCATTAA
- the ccoG gene encoding cytochrome c oxidase accessory protein CcoG: MSGLLAEKETDERKWIYPLIRKGLLYKWRSAISYVYLIFFFTGPFIRIGGQPLLLLNFMERHFVILGQAFWPQDIFLFMLASLVFLVCIVLFTIAFGRIFCGWICPQTIFMEMVFRKIEEWIEGDAHQRKKLDAGPWTNVKIRKKVVKHIAFLLVSFLIANTFLAYLIGSGNLIRIATEPLTLHWIGFASIWVFTLVFYLVYSQVREIVCTVICPYGRLQSVLIDEHTLVVAYNDVRGEPRGKLQKVADPFNLKGDCVDCGLCVSVCPTGIDIRKGTQLECVNCTACIDVCDEVMTKINKPTNLIGFYSENMIRVKEKPSFTLRMKGYAAVITVMVGVLCYFIFSRSDMDMTVMRGAGTLYQEQSGGYISNIYNAEIINKTNENRKIAIRADDPAIRIKYIQAPGIVAKGGMVKTMFFIEVPATHIHTAKTDIHLQLYAGQQLKQTISTTFVGPVND; the protein is encoded by the coding sequence ATGAGTGGATTATTAGCGGAGAAGGAAACAGATGAACGAAAATGGATCTATCCACTCATTCGTAAAGGCCTGCTGTATAAATGGCGGTCGGCTATCAGTTATGTATACCTGATCTTCTTTTTTACCGGCCCCTTTATCCGAATCGGCGGCCAACCCCTATTGCTGCTCAATTTTATGGAGCGGCACTTTGTGATCCTCGGCCAGGCTTTCTGGCCGCAGGATATTTTTCTCTTCATGCTGGCCTCGCTCGTGTTTCTGGTTTGTATCGTATTGTTCACGATCGCCTTCGGCCGCATCTTCTGCGGCTGGATATGTCCGCAAACCATTTTTATGGAAATGGTTTTCCGTAAGATCGAGGAATGGATCGAAGGCGATGCGCATCAACGTAAAAAACTGGATGCCGGCCCCTGGACCAATGTGAAGATCAGGAAAAAAGTGGTCAAGCATATCGCCTTCCTGCTGGTTTCTTTCCTGATTGCCAATACTTTCCTGGCCTACCTGATCGGCAGTGGAAACCTGATCAGGATCGCCACCGAACCGCTTACACTACACTGGATCGGCTTTGCCAGTATCTGGGTATTTACCCTGGTGTTTTATCTGGTCTATAGCCAGGTGCGGGAGATCGTTTGTACGGTGATCTGCCCTTACGGCCGCTTGCAAAGCGTACTAATTGATGAGCATACACTGGTTGTTGCTTATAATGATGTGCGGGGTGAACCGCGTGGAAAGCTGCAAAAGGTAGCCGATCCTTTTAATTTGAAAGGCGATTGCGTGGACTGCGGCCTGTGCGTGTCGGTTTGCCCTACCGGTATCGATATTCGTAAAGGGACGCAGCTTGAGTGCGTTAATTGTACCGCTTGTATCGATGTTTGCGATGAGGTTATGACCAAGATCAACAAACCAACCAACCTGATAGGCTTCTATTCAGAGAACATGATCCGGGTAAAAGAAAAGCCTTCCTTCACTTTAAGAATGAAGGGCTACGCGGCGGTGATCACGGTGATGGTTGGTGTCTTATGCTATTTTATCTTTAGCCGCAGCGACATGGACATGACCGTGATGCGCGGCGCGGGTACCCTTTATCAGGAACAGTCCGGTGGTTATATCAGTAATATTTACAATGCGGAGATCATCAATAAAACCAATGAAAACCGGAAGATCGCCATCCGTGCAGACGATCCGGCTATCAGGATCAAATATATTCAGGCACCGGGAATTGTGGCCAAAGGCGGCATGGTGAAAACCATGTTCTTTATCGAAGTGCCGGCAACACATATCCACACGGCCAAAACAGATATCCACCTGCAGTTATATGCGGGGCAGCAGCTTAAACAAACCATTAGTACTACATTTGTTGGACCTGTAAACGATTAA
- the adhP gene encoding alcohol dehydrogenase AdhP, translating into MIPQTMKVAVIREFGAPLQIEQVPVKTPHAHQILVKVIACGVCHTDLHACNGDWPVKPNLPLIPGHEAIGYVVALGSDVTEVKEGDIVGVPWLHSACGCCEFCITGWETLCGTQQNGGYSVDGGFAEYVLADPRYVAHFPAGIDFAEMAPIICAGVTVYKGLKETEVKPGEWVAISGVGGLGHLAVQYAKAMGMHVAAIDVSDEKLALARELGADLTVNALNEDPGAYLQKQAGGMHGVLVTAVSPIAFEQGISALRRKGTIALNGLPKGSFDLSIFDTVLNRYTVRGSIVGTRKDMQEAVAFAVEGKVRATIHKAKLEDINDVFDQMKAGKIDGRIVLEIGQP; encoded by the coding sequence ATGATACCCCAGACTATGAAAGTAGCCGTAATCCGCGAGTTCGGTGCGCCGCTGCAAATTGAACAAGTACCTGTTAAAACCCCACATGCTCACCAGATATTGGTTAAAGTGATCGCCTGTGGCGTTTGCCATACAGACCTTCATGCCTGTAATGGCGACTGGCCGGTCAAACCAAATTTGCCATTGATCCCGGGCCACGAGGCCATTGGTTATGTTGTGGCGCTGGGATCGGATGTGACGGAAGTTAAAGAAGGTGATATTGTTGGAGTTCCCTGGCTGCACAGCGCTTGTGGCTGCTGTGAATTTTGTATCACCGGTTGGGAAACCCTTTGCGGCACCCAGCAAAATGGCGGTTACAGTGTGGATGGCGGTTTTGCCGAGTACGTGCTGGCCGATCCGCGTTATGTGGCACATTTCCCTGCGGGCATTGATTTTGCTGAAATGGCGCCGATCATCTGTGCCGGCGTAACTGTTTATAAAGGATTGAAAGAAACAGAAGTGAAACCCGGTGAATGGGTGGCTATTTCTGGCGTTGGTGGCCTTGGCCACCTGGCTGTACAATATGCTAAAGCGATGGGTATGCATGTGGCGGCGATCGACGTATCTGACGAAAAGCTGGCCCTGGCCCGCGAACTGGGTGCCGATCTGACTGTTAATGCGCTAAACGAAGACCCGGGTGCATACCTGCAAAAACAAGCTGGCGGTATGCATGGCGTACTGGTAACTGCCGTGTCACCAATCGCTTTTGAACAAGGTATTTCCGCCCTGCGCCGTAAAGGCACCATCGCCCTGAACGGTCTGCCTAAAGGCAGTTTTGATCTGTCCATATTTGACACCGTGTTGAACCGTTATACCGTGCGTGGCTCCATCGTAGGTACCCGTAAGGATATGCAGGAAGCGGTTGCATTTGCTGTAGAAGGCAAGGTGAGGGCAACCATTCATAAAGCAAAACTGGAAGATATCAATGACGTTTTTGATCAGATGAAAGCAGGGAAGATCGACGGTCGTATTGTGCTGGAGATAGGCCAGCCCTGA
- a CDS encoding YoaK family protein: MSIATLLSLNAGFTNAAGFLGFAVLTTNVTGHAAFFAERLVMEDWKASRVIALWMMLFLGGAFCSSLIMNHIGRNRRFSYVIPLLLEIIVFLLITLFGYRYHHSLVAREIFAGSLLFIMGMQNALVTMVSGAQVRTTHLTGTFTDLGIELAQLYKKRNMRDGELYRRVKLRGIIIFGFLSGALAGAYLFHYWSYHAFLVPVALLLFALFYDIFRIHIKRYYHRPLHRGG; the protein is encoded by the coding sequence GTGAGCATTGCTACACTGCTTAGTTTGAATGCTGGATTTACCAATGCCGCCGGATTTCTTGGTTTTGCAGTGCTGACCACCAATGTTACCGGACACGCGGCGTTTTTTGCTGAGCGGTTGGTTATGGAAGATTGGAAAGCATCTCGCGTAATTGCGCTTTGGATGATGCTTTTTCTTGGAGGCGCATTTTGTTCCAGCTTGATTATGAACCACATTGGCCGCAACCGGCGTTTTTCTTATGTGATCCCCTTACTGCTGGAAATTATCGTCTTTCTTTTGATCACCTTGTTCGGCTATCGTTACCACCATAGCCTGGTCGCCCGGGAAATATTTGCGGGCAGCTTATTATTTATCATGGGCATGCAAAATGCGTTAGTTACAATGGTCTCCGGGGCTCAGGTTCGCACTACCCATCTAACAGGGACATTCACCGACCTTGGTATTGAATTAGCACAACTTTACAAAAAACGGAATATGAGAGATGGGGAATTGTATCGGCGTGTAAAATTGAGGGGTATTATCATTTTTGGCTTTTTATCTGGAGCACTTGCCGGGGCATATCTATTTCACTATTGGAGTTATCATGCGTTCCTTGTACCGGTAGCATTGCTGCTTTTCGCACTCTTTTACGATATATTCAGGATACATATTAAACGTTATTATCATCGTCCTCTCCATCGCGGCGGTTAA
- a CDS encoding cbb3-type cytochrome c oxidase N-terminal domain-containing protein, with amino-acid sequence MKKLLIIPICLLSIQQASAKSDSLISGSMQNYIGYGLIVGMLLLFVVAFLVLIRAFKAMEYTILRLQGHTPAEIAEMRYPSKEATTEPKVKENKKLLKLLSLKPMSEEKSILIEHDYDGIQELDNPTPAWFMWLFYGTIVFGFCYLLIYHVFGIGQLQYDEYKTEVAQADIAKKEYLSKSANRVDENTVKLVADPAVLASGKAIFSQTCAPCHGANAEGNVGPNLTDEYWLHGGKINDLFKTIKYGVAAKGMPTWEKQLSPKQIADVANYIESLKDSHPANAKAPQGNKEEETGQKMASN; translated from the coding sequence ATGAAGAAGCTATTAATTATACCGATATGCCTGTTATCTATTCAGCAGGCAAGCGCAAAAAGCGACAGTTTGATTAGCGGAAGCATGCAAAATTATATCGGCTATGGCCTTATTGTAGGTATGTTGTTGCTATTTGTTGTTGCCTTCCTTGTTTTAATCCGTGCCTTTAAAGCAATGGAATATACCATCCTGCGTCTTCAGGGCCACACCCCGGCGGAGATCGCAGAAATGCGGTATCCGTCTAAAGAGGCCACAACTGAACCCAAAGTAAAAGAAAATAAAAAGCTGCTGAAATTACTTTCCCTGAAGCCGATGTCGGAAGAGAAGTCTATCCTGATCGAACATGATTATGATGGCATTCAGGAACTGGATAACCCGACACCAGCCTGGTTTATGTGGTTGTTTTACGGTACAATCGTTTTCGGATTTTGCTACCTGCTGATCTATCACGTATTCGGTATAGGACAACTACAGTACGACGAGTATAAAACTGAGGTAGCCCAGGCGGACATTGCTAAAAAAGAATACTTAAGTAAGTCGGCTAACCGCGTAGACGAGAATACGGTGAAACTGGTTGCCGATCCTGCGGTGTTAGCATCGGGTAAGGCTATCTTCAGTCAAACCTGCGCGCCCTGCCATGGTGCTAATGCTGAGGGAAATGTTGGGCCGAACTTAACAGATGAGTATTGGCTGCATGGCGGTAAGATCAATGACCTGTTTAAAACTATTAAGTATGGTGTAGCTGCCAAAGGGATGCCGACCTGGGAAAAGCAGCTTTCTCCTAAACAGATCGCCGATGTGGCGAATTATATCGAATCTTTAAAAGATAGCCACCCGGCTAATGCCAAAGCACCGCAAGGGAACAAAGAAGAAGAAACCGGTCAAAAAATGGCCTCAAATTAA
- a CDS encoding FixH family protein: MNWGKGLILGMSVFMLFILSMCFYMFRVPADEYDHQYYEKGLGFNADFAKERQVVTDHAEPKVTVTVNTVIVAFTAPATGTAKFIRPSSASQDKGYAINTRTQNTVALPVGQLAKGRWHIQLEWQSGKKQYLYQQELSL, encoded by the coding sequence ATGAATTGGGGAAAAGGATTAATATTAGGAATGTCCGTATTTATGCTCTTCATCCTGAGCATGTGTTTTTACATGTTCCGGGTCCCGGCAGATGAATACGATCATCAATACTATGAAAAGGGGCTCGGCTTTAACGCTGATTTTGCCAAAGAAAGGCAGGTTGTCACAGACCATGCTGAGCCAAAGGTCACCGTGACGGTCAATACGGTTATCGTTGCATTTACCGCCCCGGCCACTGGCACCGCTAAGTTTATCCGTCCTTCAAGTGCATCACAGGATAAAGGTTATGCCATAAACACCCGCACCCAAAATACCGTTGCTTTACCCGTGGGCCAGCTGGCCAAGGGCCGTTGGCATATACAGTTGGAATGGCAAAGCGGTAAGAAGCAGTATTTATATCAACAAGAACTTAGCTTATAA
- the ccoS gene encoding cbb3-type cytochrome oxidase assembly protein CcoS translates to MSIIYFLIGCSVLLALVFLGAFFWAQRTGQNDDLYTPSMRILLEDEQPEEKEK, encoded by the coding sequence ATGAGCATTATTTATTTCCTCATCGGCTGCAGCGTCCTGCTGGCACTGGTTTTTCTCGGCGCTTTTTTTTGGGCGCAGCGAACAGGCCAGAACGATGACCTGTATACGCCATCCATGCGTATCCTGCTGGAAGATGAACAACCCGAAGAGAAAGAAAAGTGA
- the ccoN gene encoding cytochrome-c oxidase, cbb3-type subunit I: protein MQPEKFYYDNKIVRNFGIATVIWGIIGMTVGLIAAIQLYHPGANMHNQFTTFGRIRPLHTNAVIFAFVGNAIFMGVYYSLQRLLKARMFSDWLSNIHFWGWQLIILSAVITLPLGLTTSHEYAELEWPIDIAITVIWVVFGWNMFGTIIKRRERHLYVAIWFYIATFVTIAVLHIVNSFELPVSAFKSYMVYAGVQDALVQWWYGHNAVAFFLTTPYLGMMYYFLPKMANRPIYSYKLSILHFWALIFIYIWAGPHHLLYTTLPGWAQSLGVAFSIMLLAPSWGGMINGLLTLRGAWDKVRDDVVLKFMVVGLTGYGMATFEGPMLSLKQINSIAHFSDWIIAHVHVGALAWNGFLTFAILYWLIPRIYKTELYSKKLAAFHFWIGTLGIIFYAVPMYWAGFTQSLMLKEFTAEGMLKYPNFLETTLRIIPMHVMRSIGGSIYLLGVIVMAFNLVKTAKQGSLVADEAAQAMPLEPVATVAKEGSWHRRLERRPIQFMVLSLVVILIGSMIELMPTLTISSNIPTIASVKPYTPLELQGRDIYIREGCSNCHSQTVRPFRSETERYGEYSKAGEFVYDHPFLWGSKRTGPDLAREGGKYGNAWHYNHLMDPRLMSPGSIMPEYGWLLTQKLDTSTTAAKIRAMRTLGVPYAKGYDQQANADLEKQAKEISDNLYIDHIKVKKDKEIVAIIAYLQRLGTDIKANKTANNN, encoded by the coding sequence ATGCAGCCGGAAAAATTTTATTATGACAACAAGATCGTCCGAAATTTTGGTATCGCTACCGTAATTTGGGGCATTATTGGTATGACGGTAGGCCTCATCGCCGCTATCCAGTTATATCATCCTGGTGCTAACATGCACAACCAGTTTACTACCTTCGGGCGTATCCGGCCACTGCATACCAATGCGGTGATCTTCGCTTTTGTGGGAAACGCCATTTTTATGGGTGTTTATTATTCCCTGCAGCGCTTGCTGAAAGCGCGTATGTTCAGCGACTGGCTGAGTAATATCCATTTTTGGGGCTGGCAGCTGATCATTCTTTCCGCGGTAATTACACTTCCCTTAGGGCTAACCACTTCCCACGAATATGCGGAACTGGAATGGCCGATAGATATCGCCATTACGGTGATCTGGGTGGTATTCGGCTGGAATATGTTCGGTACGATCATCAAACGCCGTGAGCGGCATTTGTATGTGGCCATCTGGTTTTATATCGCCACGTTTGTCACTATTGCCGTATTACATATCGTTAACTCATTCGAGTTACCGGTTTCTGCTTTTAAAAGCTATATGGTTTACGCAGGTGTACAGGATGCACTGGTGCAATGGTGGTACGGCCACAACGCAGTTGCGTTTTTCCTGACCACGCCTTACTTGGGCATGATGTATTATTTCCTGCCTAAAATGGCTAACAGGCCAATCTATTCTTATAAATTAAGTATCCTGCATTTTTGGGCGCTGATATTTATTTATATCTGGGCAGGCCCTCACCACTTATTGTATACCACCTTGCCGGGTTGGGCACAATCATTAGGTGTGGCTTTCTCTATTATGCTGCTTGCACCAAGCTGGGGCGGTATGATCAACGGCCTGCTTACCCTGCGCGGCGCGTGGGACAAGGTGCGTGATGATGTGGTCCTGAAATTTATGGTTGTTGGCTTAACCGGTTACGGTATGGCCACGTTTGAAGGGCCGATGCTTTCTCTAAAACAGATCAATAGTATCGCCCACTTCAGCGACTGGATTATTGCCCACGTGCACGTTGGTGCACTGGCCTGGAACGGGTTTTTAACTTTCGCTATCTTATACTGGCTGATTCCGCGCATTTATAAAACGGAACTTTATTCGAAAAAACTGGCCGCTTTTCACTTCTGGATCGGTACGCTGGGCATCATCTTTTACGCAGTACCAATGTACTGGGCTGGCTTTACCCAAAGCCTGATGCTGAAAGAGTTTACCGCTGAGGGGATGCTGAAGTATCCTAACTTCCTGGAAACCACCTTACGGATCATCCCGATGCACGTAATGCGGTCAATAGGCGGTAGCATTTACCTGCTGGGCGTAATTGTGATGGCCTTTAACCTGGTCAAAACAGCTAAGCAAGGTAGCCTTGTAGCTGATGAAGCCGCCCAGGCGATGCCACTGGAACCGGTAGCTACTGTTGCAAAAGAAGGCAGCTGGCACCGTCGCCTGGAGCGCAGGCCTATACAGTTCATGGTGTTGTCGCTGGTTGTTATTCTGATCGGCTCGATGATTGAGTTGATGCCGACGCTGACGATCTCCTCTAACATACCTACGATTGCCAGTGTAAAACCGTACACGCCGCTGGAATTGCAGGGCCGGGACATTTATATCCGGGAAGGCTGTTCTAACTGTCACTCTCAAACTGTCAGGCCTTTCCGTTCTGAAACAGAGCGCTATGGCGAATACAGTAAAGCCGGAGAATTTGTTTATGACCACCCTTTTCTGTGGGGATCCAAACGTACCGGGCCTGACCTGGCTCGCGAGGGTGGTAAATATGGTAATGCCTGGCATTATAATCACCTGATGGATCCACGGCTGATGTCGCCCGGCAGTATAATGCCGGAATATGGCTGGTTGCTGACCCAGAAATTGGATACCAGCACCACCGCAGCAAAGATAAGGGCGATGCGAACCCTGGGTGTGCCATATGCGAAAGGTTATGATCAGCAAGCCAATGCTGACCTGGAGAAACAGGCTAAAGAGATTTCCGATAATCTTTATATCGACCATATAAAAGTTAAAAAAGATAAGGAGATCGTCGCCATCATAGCTTATCTGCAAAGACTGGGAACCGACATTAAAGCAAATAAAACCGCCAATAATAATTAA